One genomic region from Halobacteriovorax vibrionivorans encodes:
- the xseB gene encoding exodeoxyribonuclease VII small subunit, whose translation MAKKIDIEKNLQRLEELVHGLESGELTLDDSLKNFEEGVKLYTDSKGYLEKVEKKVLELTDKLEEKEIE comes from the coding sequence ATGGCCAAGAAGATTGATATTGAAAAAAACCTACAAAGATTAGAGGAACTAGTTCATGGGCTTGAGTCTGGTGAGTTAACTTTAGACGATAGCTTAAAGAACTTTGAAGAGGGAGTGAAACTATATACTGATAGTAAAGGCTACCTTGAAAAAGTTGAGAAAAAAGTTCTAGAACTCACAGATAAGCTGGAAGAAAAAGAGATTGAATAA
- the flgF gene encoding flagellar basal-body rod protein FlgF codes for MKELWVPLSGAIAQQQKVDTIANNVANANTPGFKKDQLAFKEYLTALDKGTQDIDLPNKEWAPEDFYRSYGAEHAMVKVDGSYTNFKQGTLSPTSNPLDIGLRGKGFLTIDTPKGIRYTRRGTLSLRQDGILTTQEGYPVIGRDDNEPIAIPPGTKNITIALDGAVYANNNQVGALNIAEFNDIHALRKEGNSLFVNNNEGNLKEQTNTSIHQGFVEQSNVNAVSEMSDLIKAHRHFDSIQKAIKTYDSISSKAVNEMIKF; via the coding sequence ATGAAAGAATTATGGGTACCGCTATCCGGTGCAATCGCACAACAACAGAAAGTTGATACAATTGCCAATAATGTTGCAAATGCCAACACGCCAGGCTTTAAAAAAGATCAACTCGCATTCAAAGAGTATCTAACGGCCCTCGATAAAGGGACGCAGGATATCGACTTGCCTAATAAAGAATGGGCGCCAGAAGACTTCTACCGTAGTTATGGAGCAGAACATGCAATGGTAAAAGTAGATGGCTCATATACAAACTTTAAGCAAGGAACGCTCTCTCCTACAAGTAATCCACTCGATATTGGACTACGAGGAAAGGGATTTCTAACCATCGATACTCCAAAAGGTATTCGCTATACACGAAGAGGCACTCTTTCATTACGACAAGATGGAATCCTAACGACACAAGAAGGATATCCTGTCATTGGCCGTGATGATAATGAGCCAATTGCAATCCCACCTGGGACAAAGAATATTACCATCGCATTAGATGGAGCAGTTTATGCCAATAATAATCAAGTTGGTGCACTTAATATTGCTGAATTCAATGATATTCATGCCCTAAGGAAAGAGGGGAACTCATTATTTGTGAATAATAATGAGGGCAATCTAAAAGAACAAACAAACACATCAATCCATCAAGGCTTTGTGGAACAATCAAATGTTAATGCTGTATCTGAAATGTCAGACCTTATTAAGGCACACAGACATTTCGATTCAATTCAAAAAGCAATTAAAACTTATGATTCAATTAGCTCTAAAGCAGTTAATGAGATGATTAAATTCTGA
- the flgG gene encoding flagellar basal-body rod protein FlgG produces the protein MKNFILFITFLFMARYSFGMMKALDISATGMATQEMHVNTISNNVANLNTIGYKKQRAESQELMYETIKEAGSRSDANSNYTIGVQVGSGSKISGVRKVFSAGAPKVTNNPFDLMINGDGFFGIIKPNGELRFTRDGAFNVNAQGQLVTKEGYQVFPGITFPPGVASVSIGNDGTCEAYFTGQVEPQNVGQIPVFTFVNNPGLHSDGNNLYRQTTASGQPIQGIAGVNNTGSLQQGALEMANVSLMNEMTDLIKAQRAYEMNSKVMGVADQMLQTVNNITR, from the coding sequence ATGAAGAACTTTATACTATTTATTACATTTCTATTCATGGCCCGTTACTCATTTGGAATGATGAAGGCACTCGATATTTCAGCAACAGGTATGGCCACACAAGAGATGCACGTTAATACGATATCTAACAACGTGGCAAACCTAAATACAATTGGCTATAAGAAACAAAGAGCTGAATCTCAAGAGCTTATGTATGAAACGATCAAGGAAGCTGGATCGAGATCAGATGCTAATTCTAACTACACTATTGGTGTACAAGTTGGTTCTGGCTCTAAGATCAGTGGAGTAAGAAAAGTATTTTCTGCTGGTGCTCCTAAAGTAACAAATAACCCATTTGATCTTATGATCAATGGTGATGGCTTTTTCGGCATTATTAAACCAAATGGAGAACTTCGTTTTACTAGAGATGGTGCTTTTAATGTAAATGCTCAAGGACAACTAGTTACAAAAGAAGGCTATCAAGTATTTCCTGGAATAACATTTCCTCCAGGTGTTGCAAGCGTCAGCATTGGAAATGACGGAACATGTGAAGCCTACTTTACAGGACAAGTTGAACCACAAAACGTAGGACAAATTCCAGTTTTTACATTCGTAAATAATCCGGGACTACACTCTGACGGAAATAACCTTTATCGCCAAACAACGGCCAGTGGACAACCGATCCAAGGAATTGCAGGCGTAAACAATACAGGATCACTACAACAAGGTGCCCTAGAGATGGCAAATGTTAGTCTTATGAATGAGATGACTGATCTAATCAAGGCACAAAGAGCATATGAAATGAACTCTAAAGTAATGGGTGTTGCTGACCAAATGCTACAAACAGTTAATAACATCACAAGGTAA
- the flgA gene encoding flagellar basal body P-ring formation chaperone FlgA, translated as MIKKLIIPFLFTSLTSSMTSACKVSFADKVYRVNNARVTFTQQGCNRSQIEILNEILQEVTGNLNLHHSRELAQNQIQLMTKETVFVSLEDSIKNQFSIPHNWKVEFHSRKPLESISVDRLTSLEFACNQCKKLGRNKVKITYDNKIKWLDIEVKKPVKAVVATNEINLSYKSIDKNNVKKKTIYTTDEKAVFKNIEEIPFYKSNKVISPGEVIKKRDLTPINLVSFGVPVKVTLINNGIKLSGTGTPLSVGKLEDFIKVKNVKTNKVYTAKVVGLNEVKVEL; from the coding sequence ATGATTAAAAAATTAATTATACCATTCTTATTCACTTCATTAACAAGCTCGATGACAAGTGCTTGTAAAGTATCATTTGCTGATAAAGTATATCGTGTAAACAACGCAAGAGTGACATTCACTCAACAAGGTTGTAACCGCAGTCAGATTGAAATCTTAAATGAAATCCTTCAAGAAGTGACTGGAAACTTAAACCTTCATCATAGTCGTGAGCTAGCGCAAAATCAGATTCAATTAATGACTAAAGAAACGGTTTTTGTAAGTCTTGAAGACAGTATAAAAAATCAATTTTCGATACCTCATAACTGGAAAGTAGAATTCCACTCAAGAAAACCTCTCGAATCTATTTCTGTAGATCGACTAACTTCATTAGAGTTTGCATGTAATCAATGTAAAAAGCTCGGAAGGAATAAAGTTAAAATCACATATGACAACAAAATAAAATGGCTAGATATAGAAGTAAAGAAACCTGTAAAAGCTGTTGTTGCAACTAATGAGATAAACTTAAGTTACAAGTCTATTGATAAAAACAATGTAAAGAAGAAAACAATTTATACAACAGATGAAAAAGCAGTTTTTAAAAACATCGAAGAGATTCCATTTTATAAATCAAATAAAGTGATCTCTCCGGGTGAAGTAATTAAAAAGAGAGACCTCACTCCAATAAACTTAGTATCTTTTGGTGTGCCAGTTAAAGTCACACTTATAAATAACGGAATTAAATTATCAGGGACAGGTACGCCATTATCTGTTGGTAAGCTAGAAGACTTTATTAAAGTTAAAAATGTGAAAACCAACAAAGTGTATACAGCAAAGGTCGTCGGTCTCAACGAAGTAAAGGTTGAATTATGA
- a CDS encoding flagellar basal body L-ring protein FlgH, which yields MRLYLLLVFSLMTTSCANYISKMYTELDGPQRRQVEQQRRANADSKFDQYRRSRRSADAPQDRRSLTSTTRANVQPQVKRQYSKTVSPRVTASNFYDNRNDGSLWAGDGNENYLFTKNKWKRNGDIILVNVQTRLKNEITMELKRAFPPIPKLGATPNKEGEQQAGQQQAAAEGAGDDEDKSADSKIHDKISGVIVEEISRDHLLVRGQKNVLFKNRKHLIELQALISRKDINEDDTVNSTKFLESSVTVLR from the coding sequence ATGAGATTGTATTTATTATTAGTTTTTTCATTGATGACTACTTCATGTGCTAACTACATCAGTAAAATGTACACAGAACTTGATGGGCCACAAAGAAGACAGGTAGAGCAACAACGTCGTGCAAATGCAGATAGTAAATTTGACCAATATCGCAGATCGAGAAGAAGTGCAGATGCACCACAAGACAGAAGAAGTCTTACTTCAACGACTCGAGCAAATGTACAACCCCAGGTTAAAAGACAATATTCTAAAACAGTAAGTCCTCGAGTTACTGCAAGTAATTTTTATGACAATAGAAATGATGGAAGCCTTTGGGCCGGTGACGGTAACGAGAATTACCTTTTCACAAAAAATAAATGGAAAAGAAATGGAGACATTATTTTAGTTAATGTTCAAACACGTTTAAAAAATGAAATTACAATGGAATTAAAACGTGCTTTTCCACCAATTCCTAAACTTGGCGCAACACCGAATAAAGAAGGTGAACAACAGGCTGGACAACAACAAGCTGCCGCTGAAGGTGCTGGCGATGATGAAGACAAAAGCGCAGACAGCAAGATTCACGATAAGATCTCTGGGGTTATTGTAGAAGAAATCAGTCGTGATCACCTATTAGTACGTGGTCAGAAAAATGTATTATTTAAAAATCGTAAACACTTAATTGAGCTACAGGCACTCATCTCTCGTAAAGATATTAATGAAGATGACACTGTAAATTCGACAAAGTTCTTAGAAAGCTCTGTTACAGTATTGAGGTAA
- a CDS encoding flagellar basal body P-ring protein FlgI, protein MFKKLIFGLILLSFGTHVDAKMSRLKDLVDVKGVRKNPIVGYGLVVGLNGTGDGGGEITNTSLKRMFQKLGLNPQNEISSKNVAAVIVTAQLPSFSRVGQKIDVTISSIGDASSLAGGTLLITPLKGGDGNVYAVANGPISIGGLDKGKKFATTGLIPHGATVERELKLNFDKKKSLRLALKNPDFTTAARIEKTINQELGGKYAIAKDSNTVDIIIPIQYQRKIVQLLAIIENFRVHTDRIAKIIINERTGTIVAGGDIAVKPVAISHGGLNIQVNNQDKEGTPENVKFVDKSTTLNELVKSLNALGATPEDLISIFQALKRNGALIGEIELI, encoded by the coding sequence ATGTTTAAAAAGCTAATTTTTGGATTAATTCTTCTTTCATTTGGAACGCATGTCGATGCAAAGATGAGTCGATTAAAGGACCTTGTCGATGTGAAGGGTGTTCGTAAAAACCCTATCGTTGGGTACGGACTTGTTGTCGGTCTAAATGGAACTGGAGATGGTGGTGGAGAAATTACTAATACATCACTAAAGCGTATGTTTCAAAAGCTTGGACTGAATCCACAAAATGAAATCAGCTCAAAAAATGTCGCAGCAGTTATTGTAACAGCGCAATTGCCATCATTTAGCCGTGTCGGTCAAAAAATAGATGTAACGATCTCTTCAATTGGAGATGCTTCATCACTAGCTGGGGGGACTCTTTTAATCACTCCACTAAAAGGTGGTGATGGAAATGTTTACGCTGTAGCAAATGGCCCGATCTCTATCGGTGGCCTTGATAAGGGAAAGAAGTTTGCAACAACTGGCCTAATTCCACACGGTGCCACAGTAGAGCGTGAACTGAAGTTAAATTTCGACAAAAAGAAGTCATTACGTCTTGCTCTAAAAAACCCAGACTTTACGACAGCTGCTCGAATTGAAAAAACAATCAACCAAGAACTTGGTGGAAAATATGCAATAGCAAAAGACTCAAATACTGTGGATATCATCATCCCTATTCAGTATCAGAGAAAAATAGTTCAGCTTCTAGCAATCATTGAGAATTTTCGAGTTCACACTGATCGCATTGCAAAAATCATCATCAATGAACGCACTGGTACAATTGTTGCCGGCGGAGATATTGCTGTAAAACCTGTAGCGATCTCACACGGCGGGCTAAATATCCAAGTAAATAACCAGGATAAAGAAGGCACGCCTGAAAATGTAAAATTTGTGGATAAGTCCACAACGCTTAATGAATTAGTGAAGAGCTTAAATGCTCTTGGTGCAACACCGGAAGACCTTATTTCGATATTTCAAGCACTTAAGCGAAATGGTGCTCTAATTGGAGAAATTGAGTTAATTTAA
- the flgM gene encoding flagellar biosynthesis anti-sigma factor FlgM, producing the protein MSSVQNTRSSFFPNSRTQNERAQDVQKQSPIKRNSTAQKAYIDNQTSRDAKVTIPEAVKDFAQIKKAVDAAPEMDNSAKIAALKAQIQGGTYKMDYEKMADKILGEEFGV; encoded by the coding sequence ATGAGTAGTGTACAGAATACGAGATCTAGTTTCTTCCCAAACTCAAGAACTCAAAATGAGCGAGCTCAGGATGTTCAGAAACAATCTCCAATTAAAAGGAATTCAACAGCTCAAAAGGCATATATCGACAACCAAACAAGTCGTGATGCTAAGGTAACGATTCCAGAAGCTGTAAAGGACTTTGCACAAATTAAAAAAGCCGTCGATGCGGCTCCAGAAATGGATAATAGCGCCAAGATCGCAGCCCTAAAGGCACAGATTCAAGGTGGAACTTATAAAATGGACTATGAAAAAATGGCCGACAAAATACTCGGTGAGGAATTTGGAGTCTAA
- the flgN gene encoding flagellar export chaperone FlgN, producing the protein MKTQLAKYYFQITDIWKSQCELHYKLFDLTCDEYALLLESDLEKLEEKVAQKALIVSEIEKNEYLRNDILATIKKDYKELEVNSINDLLDFFAKFEAEKEGKHLYRFNALLVDIIEKIQAQNKKNQLFINKALSSLREIRESAMGTKTVSTYNAKGMTQERSLGRNP; encoded by the coding sequence ATGAAAACACAACTTGCAAAATATTATTTTCAAATTACAGATATTTGGAAGTCGCAATGTGAGCTTCACTATAAGCTTTTCGACCTTACATGTGATGAGTATGCATTATTACTTGAAAGCGATCTAGAAAAATTAGAAGAGAAAGTTGCTCAAAAAGCATTAATCGTTTCTGAAATAGAAAAGAACGAGTACTTACGCAATGATATTCTTGCAACGATAAAAAAAGATTACAAAGAGCTTGAAGTAAACTCTATCAATGACCTACTCGACTTCTTTGCAAAGTTTGAAGCGGAAAAAGAAGGAAAGCATCTCTATCGTTTTAATGCTCTACTCGTTGATATTATTGAAAAGATTCAGGCGCAAAATAAGAAGAATCAATTATTTATTAATAAAGCACTCAGCTCTCTTCGCGAGATCAGGGAAAGTGCCATGGGTACAAAAACTGTATCTACATATAATGCAAAAGGAATGACTCAGGAGAGATCTCTTGGGCGCAATCCATAG
- the flgK gene encoding flagellar hook-associated protein FlgK, protein MSSRLLNIGNTGLSASKKALEVTSHNISNANTEGYSRQRVHQQANTPLIKDGLVTGSGTRIRDINRVHDKFVEKKLRDANTDKSYYDNRSQQMGRIEDIFNEIDNQGLNQILNNFFNSFRDLANQPENETVRSVVRDKAQLIVKDFRRIAETLDEISRSIDDKISLNIKDANQHIETIGQLNRKIRELEANGDETGDMRDQRDLAIKELSKIVKIHTYEDERGNYNVQAPGVGTLVTAAQTQTLGTYVFGKEDSTSGQDGSVEVFWASRSGQQITEKFKGGSLGAVIKVRNHDIKALREKLDQTAFEFMNYVNAIHRRGFVNREIQTDAQGNPVTVDSKGPTTGLNFFKEPTQIEGAALRLDLSDAIKSDVSNIATALSPNSPGDNRVAIAISKLQHERLMGDGTATIEEDYLKTVGNVGLETGKAKLDAEQSEGLLAQANSIRERISGVSIDEEAANMIKYQHAYEAAAKVMQTANEMFDTVLSIKQ, encoded by the coding sequence TTGTCATCACGCCTTTTAAACATTGGGAATACGGGACTATCAGCTTCAAAGAAAGCTCTTGAAGTTACGTCTCACAATATTTCAAATGCGAATACTGAAGGGTATTCACGTCAACGCGTGCATCAACAAGCAAATACTCCACTAATTAAGGATGGACTTGTAACAGGTAGTGGTACTCGCATTAGAGATATCAATCGTGTCCATGATAAATTTGTTGAAAAGAAATTAAGAGACGCAAATACTGACAAGTCTTATTACGATAATAGATCCCAACAAATGGGTCGTATCGAAGACATCTTCAATGAAATCGATAATCAAGGTCTGAATCAGATCTTAAACAACTTCTTCAACTCATTTAGAGATCTTGCAAATCAACCAGAAAATGAAACGGTACGATCTGTTGTTCGCGATAAGGCACAACTTATTGTTAAAGACTTTCGTCGAATTGCTGAAACTCTCGACGAAATCTCGAGAAGTATCGATGACAAAATTTCTTTAAATATCAAAGATGCTAATCAGCATATTGAAACAATTGGTCAGCTAAATCGTAAGATTCGTGAACTAGAAGCAAATGGTGACGAAACCGGAGATATGCGAGATCAACGAGATCTTGCAATTAAAGAACTATCTAAAATTGTTAAGATCCATACTTATGAAGATGAACGTGGAAATTATAACGTTCAAGCACCAGGAGTTGGGACACTCGTAACAGCTGCCCAAACTCAAACACTTGGAACATACGTCTTTGGAAAAGAAGACTCAACAAGTGGTCAAGATGGTTCTGTTGAAGTTTTTTGGGCTTCAAGATCTGGTCAACAAATTACTGAAAAATTTAAAGGTGGATCACTTGGTGCAGTCATCAAGGTAAGAAACCACGATATTAAAGCACTAAGAGAAAAACTCGATCAAACAGCTTTTGAATTTATGAATTATGTTAATGCAATTCACAGAAGAGGATTTGTTAATCGAGAGATTCAAACTGATGCCCAAGGAAATCCGGTTACAGTTGATTCTAAAGGGCCGACAACTGGATTAAATTTCTTTAAGGAGCCAACTCAGATTGAAGGTGCGGCGCTTAGACTTGATTTAAGTGATGCCATTAAGTCTGACGTTTCAAATATTGCAACGGCACTTTCTCCAAATAGTCCCGGGGATAACCGTGTCGCAATTGCTATCTCTAAGCTTCAACACGAAAGACTTATGGGAGACGGTACAGCAACGATTGAAGAGGACTACCTAAAGACTGTCGGGAATGTCGGTTTAGAAACAGGAAAAGCAAAGCTAGACGCTGAACAATCGGAAGGCTTACTTGCACAGGCAAACTCTATTCGAGAAAGAATCAGTGGTGTTTCAATTGATGAAGAAGCGGCAAATATGATCAAGTATCAGCACGCTTACGAAGCAGCAGCTAAAGTAATGCAAACTGCAAATGAAATGTTTGATACTGTTTTATCAATTAAGCAGTAA
- the flgL gene encoding flagellar hook-associated protein FlgL encodes MTRVSENSTTLSIRHTLNKHKSKMEDLQMKGTTLKSMRKPSDNPAANIEALQISSVTNDNAQFKRNADFAILQLNITEKALENLTDVVNKAKEIAIAQSSDIYNADVRRNVANEVHQLRNLALSIANKRVGQRYIFSGYKTLQAPFDENGKYLGDTGHTTLEVGKDFFVQVNLHGKEVFMAESESDSKVKHPLEKFPEMAAGKDRNKNREIESVEANNRDIASVGEDAGKYTETANIFGLLDSLAISLENNDPKQIQNLLEKFDTAITRLVTLRTRVGSVSSSVMSNVNTIEANDISNMERKSKLVDADVTELFSDITRQQEILKTAYKTSEGLLNRNLLDFLR; translated from the coding sequence ATGACAAGAGTGTCTGAAAATTCAACGACTTTATCAATTAGGCATACGCTTAATAAGCATAAGTCTAAGATGGAAGACCTTCAAATGAAGGGGACAACTCTTAAAAGCATGCGTAAGCCATCAGACAATCCAGCTGCAAATATTGAAGCATTACAAATATCAAGTGTTACAAATGATAATGCTCAATTTAAAAGAAATGCAGACTTTGCAATACTCCAATTAAATATTACAGAAAAAGCATTAGAGAATTTAACTGATGTTGTTAATAAGGCAAAAGAAATTGCAATCGCTCAATCATCAGATATTTATAATGCCGATGTAAGACGAAATGTTGCAAACGAAGTACACCAATTACGTAATCTTGCATTATCCATCGCCAATAAGCGAGTTGGTCAACGCTATATCTTTTCAGGATATAAGACACTGCAAGCTCCGTTTGATGAAAATGGTAAATATCTTGGTGATACAGGTCACACAACGTTAGAAGTTGGAAAAGACTTCTTTGTTCAGGTTAATCTTCATGGGAAAGAAGTTTTTATGGCCGAGTCTGAATCAGACTCTAAAGTAAAACATCCTCTTGAGAAGTTTCCTGAAATGGCCGCAGGAAAAGATAGAAATAAAAATAGAGAAATTGAATCAGTTGAAGCAAATAATCGTGACATCGCATCAGTTGGTGAAGATGCTGGTAAATATACTGAGACGGCCAATATATTTGGACTACTCGACTCCCTTGCCATTTCATTAGAAAATAATGATCCAAAGCAAATTCAAAACTTACTTGAAAAATTTGATACGGCCATTACACGTCTTGTAACTTTAAGAACAAGAGTTGGTTCTGTTTCAAGTTCAGTTATGAGTAATGTGAACACAATTGAAGCAAACGATATTAGCAATATGGAAAGAAAGAGTAAGCTCGTCGATGCAGATGTAACTGAATTATTCTCAGACATCACGCGTCAACAAGAGATCTTAAAAACAGCATATAAAACATCCGAGGGGCTCTTAAATAGAAACCTCTTAGACTTTCTGCGATAA
- the csrA gene encoding carbon storage regulator CsrA: MLVLTRKLGESIAIDDHIKIVVVQIKGKQVRLGIKAPKETKIHREEVYKAIQEQNYEASQAGPDSLNDLADALRNKK, from the coding sequence ATGCTGGTTTTAACAAGGAAGCTAGGGGAAAGTATTGCTATAGACGATCATATTAAGATCGTTGTCGTACAAATTAAAGGTAAACAAGTTCGTCTTGGAATCAAGGCCCCGAAGGAAACAAAAATTCACCGAGAAGAGGTCTACAAGGCCATTCAAGAGCAAAATTATGAAGCTTCTCAGGCTGGACCAGATAGTCTTAACGATCTCGCAGACGCCCTGCGCAACAAGAAATAA
- the fliW gene encoding flagellar assembly protein FliW, whose translation MKVSTTRFGELEVNKKDIIKFDEGILGFENLKEFFVVDPGDQTLILWLQSVDDGATAFPIIEPKIFKEDYSISLLPAELNSLKLENLTNASVYTILTIPSDVTLMSANLKAPIIINNDTHKARQIVLQDNKLEVKFEMYAALKKSIVNFHSDDSVRTNVNVSNEPTVVEQSETTNTERTAEA comes from the coding sequence GTGAAAGTAAGCACAACACGATTTGGGGAATTAGAAGTTAATAAAAAAGATATCATCAAATTTGATGAAGGTATTCTTGGGTTTGAAAACCTTAAAGAATTCTTTGTTGTTGATCCAGGTGATCAAACACTTATTCTTTGGCTACAATCAGTAGATGATGGAGCAACAGCTTTCCCAATCATTGAACCAAAAATCTTTAAAGAAGATTATTCTATCAGCCTATTACCAGCTGAATTAAATAGCCTTAAGCTAGAGAACCTCACAAACGCAAGCGTTTATACAATCCTAACAATTCCTTCGGATGTAACGCTTATGTCGGCTAACTTAAAGGCACCAATCATTATTAATAACGACACTCACAAAGCACGTCAGATTGTACTTCAAGATAATAAACTAGAAGTAAAATTTGAAATGTATGCGGCCCTGAAGAAGTCGATTGTTAATTTTCATTCTGATGATTCTGTTCGTACAAATGTTAATGTTTCAAATGAGCCAACTGTTGTTGAGCAAAGTGAAACAACAAATACAGAACGTACAGCAGAAGCTTAA
- a CDS encoding tetratricopeptide repeat protein, with translation MMKSFEQEKLSKKAKVAFDNREFNKAISIYNELLDIDPKDADALFSIANIFHLTGEISKAIKAFKKVLEVRPDHTDAAVSLSVLYNDIGQYEEASKIFQVASQKVKVNSKSSELNDNHIDRKFAIKHYELADLYLTYNRFDEALFEYGKVLKLDPENLEARVKIAKVYAKKGFVNKSFEELSKLKNERPDYLPGRIALGVLHYGKGDVLNATSEWEKVVSVDPLNNEAQMYLNFAKNATETTL, from the coding sequence ATGATGAAGTCATTTGAACAAGAGAAATTATCTAAGAAGGCCAAGGTTGCTTTTGATAATCGTGAATTTAATAAAGCGATATCAATTTATAATGAACTCTTAGATATTGATCCAAAAGATGCTGATGCTCTTTTTTCAATTGCTAATATTTTTCATTTAACGGGTGAGATCTCTAAGGCCATTAAAGCTTTCAAAAAAGTTTTAGAAGTAAGGCCAGATCACACAGATGCAGCTGTTAGCTTATCGGTTCTCTATAATGATATTGGACAATATGAAGAAGCAAGTAAGATCTTTCAGGTTGCTTCACAAAAGGTTAAGGTTAACTCTAAGAGCTCTGAGCTTAATGATAATCATATTGATCGTAAATTTGCGATTAAGCACTATGAGTTAGCTGATTTATATCTAACATATAATCGTTTTGATGAAGCTCTATTTGAATACGGAAAAGTATTAAAGCTTGATCCAGAAAATTTAGAAGCCAGAGTAAAGATTGCAAAAGTCTATGCTAAGAAAGGCTTTGTTAATAAGTCATTTGAAGAACTTTCAAAGCTTAAGAATGAAAGACCTGACTATCTTCCAGGTCGTATTGCTCTTGGTGTTCTACACTATGGAAAAGGTGATGTTTTAAATGCTACTTCTGAATGGGAAAAAGTTGTATCTGTTGATCCTCTTAATAATGAAGCACAAATGTATTTAAACTTTGCTAAGAATGCTACAGAAACTACTTTATAA
- a CDS encoding outer membrane protein assembly factor BamD, which produces MLKYLTLLFSILVLTSCAVNRPKGSTEAEVLFKEATRLKESERYIMALEKLNTIKSQYPYSYYATSAELMQADILYLQENYEESAAAYLLFKDFHPKHPRMDYVTFKIAEAYYKQKPSTFDRDLTAAKQAIKYFNELRSLYPNSKYLKDAKDKIDECYKMLKDKELYIANFYYKTEDFQSAAFRYKNLLNRFNDDKVKKLASDRLVTIGLKSARPELCELVFKNYRYLYKDGDLSNLKSDVKECLR; this is translated from the coding sequence GTGCTTAAGTATCTTACATTATTATTTTCTATTCTTGTTTTGACTTCCTGCGCAGTAAATCGACCAAAAGGTAGTACTGAGGCAGAGGTTTTATTTAAAGAGGCCACAAGGCTTAAAGAATCAGAGCGTTATATTATGGCGCTTGAAAAATTAAATACAATTAAATCTCAATATCCATATAGTTACTATGCAACCTCTGCTGAGTTAATGCAGGCAGACATCCTATATTTACAGGAAAACTATGAGGAATCTGCTGCTGCATATCTTTTGTTTAAGGACTTTCATCCAAAACATCCAAGAATGGATTATGTAACTTTTAAGATTGCAGAAGCCTACTATAAACAGAAGCCATCAACATTTGATCGCGATCTTACTGCCGCTAAACAGGCCATTAAATATTTTAATGAACTAAGAAGTTTATATCCCAATTCAAAGTATCTAAAAGATGCTAAGGATAAAATTGATGAATGTTATAAGATGCTAAAAGATAAAGAGCTATACATTGCCAACTTCTATTATAAAACGGAAGACTTTCAATCAGCGGCTTTTCGCTATAAGAATTTATTGAATCGATTCAATGATGATAAAGTTAAAAAACTTGCCAGTGATCGTTTGGTAACAATTGGTTTAAAAAGTGCAAGGCCAGAGCTTTGTGAGTTAGTTTTTAAAAATTATCGCTACTTATATAAAGATGGTGATCTTTCTAACTTAAAAAGTGATGTAAAAGAGTGCTTAAGATAG